One region of Xylanimonas ulmi genomic DNA includes:
- a CDS encoding aromatic ring-opening dioxygenase LigA, with product MSSTVTVRPTRSVRGIGLVAVVAGVVMIVAGILVWALVASQLADEKITVSGDASFMGGIFQGDRVVGPLSAFAQADVINHHALNATDGQTYAELGSDDPRREVVMTASFLRASLFTSVVSFGICALVIALGVLFLLVGLALRRLATGPEVAISGVGAQALASDAEAYGRHSGSTAPTTPPSAGGAPPGDVSDPGPV from the coding sequence ATGTCAAGCACGGTCACCGTTCGTCCGACCCGCAGTGTTCGGGGCATCGGCCTGGTCGCGGTCGTCGCAGGGGTTGTCATGATCGTCGCGGGGATCCTGGTGTGGGCTCTGGTCGCCTCGCAGTTGGCCGACGAGAAGATCACCGTCTCCGGCGACGCGTCATTCATGGGCGGGATCTTCCAGGGCGACCGTGTCGTGGGCCCGCTGAGCGCGTTCGCCCAGGCCGACGTCATCAACCACCACGCGCTCAACGCGACCGACGGCCAGACCTACGCCGAGCTCGGCTCGGACGACCCGCGGCGCGAGGTCGTCATGACCGCGTCGTTCCTGCGCGCCTCGCTGTTCACCTCGGTCGTGTCGTTCGGCATCTGCGCGCTCGTCATCGCACTCGGCGTGCTGTTCCTGCTGGTGGGCCTGGCGCTGCGCCGACTCGCCACCGGCCCCGAGGTCGCCATCAGCGGCGTCGGCGCGCAGGCGCTGGCGTCGGACGCCGAGGCGTACGGCCGCCACTCCGGCTCGACCGCCCCGACCACGCCGCCGTCGGCCGGCGGGGCTCCGCCCGGGGACGTGAGCGATCCCGGGCCCGTGTAA
- the guaA gene encoding glutamine-hydrolyzing GMP synthase codes for MTTPPAPAVSTPRPVLVVDFGAQYAQLIARRVREAKVYSEIVPHSMSVADMLAKDPAAIVLSGGPSSVYADGAPSVDPALFEAGVPVMGICYGFQVMAQALGGDVARTGLSEFGGTAVEVCATGVLLDGTPAHQSAWMSHGDAVRRAPEGFDVLATTAGAPVAAFEDRERRLFGVQWHPEVRHSEFGQSVLEHFLYDGAGLAPDWTPGNVIADQVAAIKAQVGDARVICALSGGVDSAVAAALVQRAVGDQLTCVHVDHGLMREGEVEQIERDFVAATGVNLVVRDERERFLSALAGVTDPETKRKIIGREFIRVFEDAQRDIVAQAGAHGEEVKFLVQGTLYPDVVESGGGEGAANIKSHHNVGGLPDDLTFELVEPLRALFKDEVRAVGRELGVPEEIVSRQPFPGPGLGIRIIGEVTAHNLDILRRADAIAREELTAAGLDGEIWQCPVVLLADVRSVGVQGDGRTYGHPVVLRPVSSEDAMTADWTRLPYDVLATISTRITNEVREINRVVLDVTSKPPATIEWE; via the coding sequence GTGACGACGCCCCCCGCTCCCGCCGTCTCGACCCCCCGCCCCGTGCTGGTGGTCGACTTCGGCGCCCAGTACGCCCAGCTCATCGCGCGCCGCGTGCGCGAGGCCAAGGTGTACTCCGAGATCGTGCCCCACAGCATGTCCGTCGCGGACATGCTCGCCAAGGACCCGGCGGCGATCGTGCTGTCGGGCGGCCCGTCGTCGGTCTACGCCGACGGCGCCCCGTCCGTCGACCCCGCGCTGTTCGAGGCGGGCGTGCCCGTCATGGGCATCTGCTACGGCTTCCAGGTCATGGCTCAGGCGCTCGGCGGCGACGTCGCGCGCACCGGCCTGAGCGAGTTCGGCGGCACCGCCGTCGAGGTGTGCGCCACGGGCGTCCTGCTCGACGGCACCCCCGCCCACCAGAGCGCGTGGATGAGCCATGGCGACGCCGTGCGCCGCGCCCCCGAGGGCTTCGACGTGCTCGCGACGACGGCGGGCGCCCCCGTCGCGGCGTTCGAGGACCGCGAGCGGCGGCTGTTCGGCGTGCAGTGGCACCCCGAGGTGCGCCACTCCGAGTTCGGCCAGAGCGTGCTCGAGCACTTCCTGTACGACGGCGCAGGGCTGGCGCCCGACTGGACGCCCGGCAACGTCATCGCCGACCAGGTCGCCGCCATCAAGGCGCAGGTGGGCGACGCGCGCGTCATCTGCGCGCTGTCGGGCGGCGTCGACTCCGCGGTCGCCGCCGCGCTCGTGCAGCGCGCCGTCGGCGACCAGCTCACGTGCGTGCACGTCGACCACGGCCTCATGCGCGAGGGCGAGGTCGAGCAGATCGAGCGCGACTTCGTCGCCGCCACGGGCGTCAACCTCGTCGTGCGCGACGAGAGGGAGCGGTTCCTGTCGGCGCTCGCGGGCGTCACCGACCCCGAGACCAAGCGCAAGATCATCGGCCGCGAGTTCATCCGCGTGTTCGAGGACGCCCAGCGTGACATCGTCGCGCAGGCGGGCGCGCACGGCGAGGAGGTCAAGTTCCTGGTGCAGGGCACGCTGTACCCCGACGTCGTCGAGTCCGGCGGCGGCGAGGGCGCGGCCAACATCAAGTCGCACCACAACGTCGGCGGCCTGCCCGACGATCTGACGTTCGAGCTCGTCGAGCCGCTGCGGGCGCTGTTCAAGGACGAGGTGCGCGCGGTGGGCCGCGAGCTCGGTGTGCCCGAGGAGATCGTCTCGCGTCAGCCGTTCCCCGGGCCGGGCCTGGGCATCCGCATCATCGGCGAGGTCACCGCGCACAACCTCGACATCCTGCGCCGGGCCGACGCCATCGCACGCGAGGAGCTCACCGCGGCGGGGCTCGACGGCGAGATCTGGCAGTGCCCGGTGGTGCTGCTGGCCGACGTGCGCAGCGTGGGCGTCCAGGGAGACGGGCGCACCTACGGCCACCCCGTGGTGCTGCGTCCCGTCTCGTCCGAGGACGCGATGACCGCCGACTGGACGCGCCTGCCCTACGACGTGCTCGCCACGATCTCGACGCGCATCACCAACGAGGTGCGCGAGATCAACCGCGTCGTGCTCGACGTGACGAGCAAGCCGCCGGCGACCATCGAATGGGAGTGA
- a CDS encoding PadR family transcriptional regulator, whose product MSIRQGFLALLTEQPMGGYQLRQEFEARTGGTWPLNIGQAYTTLARLQRDGLVEPVPDDHAPIEAPRPPKGGPSAERYRLTDAGRAEATAWWGRPVERNAPARDELAIKLALAVTVQGVDVGSVVQRQRTETLRALRDYTRLKREAAADGPGLAWSLVLDSLIFAAEAEVRWLDHVETSVLRAAHTRRPAHETAPAEPTPTNTAATTPAPSPKAGR is encoded by the coding sequence ATGTCGATCAGGCAAGGCTTCCTCGCCCTCCTCACCGAGCAGCCCATGGGCGGCTACCAACTTCGCCAGGAGTTCGAGGCCCGCACCGGCGGCACGTGGCCGCTCAACATCGGGCAGGCGTACACGACGCTCGCGCGCCTGCAGCGCGACGGACTCGTCGAGCCCGTGCCCGATGACCACGCGCCGATCGAGGCTCCGCGGCCGCCGAAGGGCGGACCGAGCGCCGAGCGCTACCGGCTCACCGACGCCGGGCGCGCCGAGGCGACGGCCTGGTGGGGCCGACCCGTCGAGCGCAACGCCCCCGCCCGCGACGAACTCGCCATCAAGCTCGCGCTGGCCGTCACCGTCCAGGGCGTTGACGTCGGGTCCGTCGTCCAGCGGCAGCGCACCGAGACCCTGCGGGCGCTGCGCGACTACACGCGGCTCAAGCGGGAGGCCGCCGCCGACGGGCCCGGGCTCGCCTGGTCCCTCGTGCTCGACTCGCTGATCTTCGCGGCCGAGGCCGAGGTCCGGTGGCTCGACCACGTCGAGACGTCGGTGCTGCGCGCCGCGCACACCCGCCGGCCCGCGCATGAGACGGCGCCGGCCGAGCCGACCCCGACCAACACCGCGGCCACCACCCCCGCACCGAGCCCGAAGGCAGGCCGCTGA
- a CDS encoding DUF3817 domain-containing protein has product MTEVSTAQAATAIRKARGALSRYRFMAILTGVMLLLLTAWCVVKYVFGDWWGLDVDAVVDATWIVAPVHGWVYVVYLATVLHAWSTMRWGWGRLATMVLAGVVPVMSFVVERRVHADGQDKLDALAQRYAVAGA; this is encoded by the coding sequence GTGACCGAGGTATCCACCGCGCAGGCCGCCACCGCCATCCGCAAGGCCCGGGGCGCGCTCTCCCGCTACCGCTTCATGGCGATCCTGACCGGCGTGATGCTGCTGCTGCTCACCGCCTGGTGTGTGGTCAAGTACGTCTTCGGCGACTGGTGGGGCCTCGACGTCGACGCCGTCGTCGACGCGACCTGGATCGTGGCGCCCGTGCACGGCTGGGTCTACGTCGTCTACCTCGCCACGGTGCTGCACGCGTGGTCGACCATGCGCTGGGGCTGGGGCCGGCTGGCCACGATGGTGCTGGCCGGCGTCGTGCCCGTGATGTCGTTCGTCGTCGAGCGGCGTGTGCACGCCGACGGGCAGGACAAGCTCGACGCGCTCGCCCAGCGCTACGCGGTGGCAGGCGCCTGA